From the genome of Nicotiana sylvestris chromosome 2, ASM39365v2, whole genome shotgun sequence, one region includes:
- the LOC104218085 gene encoding uncharacterized protein encodes MGQKGVQKPLQKLFSRVRKQSNKVKTFLGVFTVLTLLVTLKLLIHEHNHFFVLAEFAHFIGILVLIYKLSTLKTCSGLSLKTQQLTATFLFVRLYCSLQVEGDIHTLLDLVTLVATFWLMYMMKYKLKSSYMADLDNMKKYVVIVPCFVIAFFIHPRTNNLIISILWAFATYIEGVSVLPQLRLMQNVKIIEPFTAHYVFALGVSRFFSCAHWIIKVYDTAGSYLSLTGGGFLWIPMIILAEIVQTFVLADFCYYYVKSVIQGQMMVRLPA; translated from the exons ATGGGTCAGAAGGGAGTCCAAAAGCCATTGCAGAAGCTTTTTTCAAGGGTACGAAAGCAGTCGAACAAAGTGAAGACATTCTTGGGTGTATTCACAGTGCTAACACTGCTTGTTACTCTCAAACTCCTTATACATGAACACAACCACTTCTTTGTTTTAGCTGAATTTGCTCATTTCATTGGTATCTTGGTTTTGATTTACAAGTTGTCCACACTCAAGACTTGCTCTG GCCTTTCATTGAAGACTCAACAGCTTACAGCAACATTTTTATTTGTAAGATTATATTGCAGCCTTCAAGTTGAAGGAGATATTCATACTTTACTAGACCTTGTCACTCTTGTGGCTACATTCTGGCTTATGTATATGATGAAGTACAAGTTGAAGTCATCCTACATGGCTGATTTGGATAATATGAAGAAATATGTTGTG ATAGTACCTTGTTTCGTGATAGCCTTCTTTATCCATCCGCGGACAAATAATCTTATTATCAGTATACTTTGGGCTTTTGCTACATATATAGAAGGCGTTTCGGTGTTGCCTCAGCTTCGCTTGATGCAGAACGTCAAG ATTATTGAGCCATTCACAGCTCATTATGTGTTCGCATTGGGCGTTTCAAGATTCTTCAGTTGCGCTCATTGGATCATTAAG GTCTATGATACAGCCGGTTCATATTTATCTTTGACTGGTGGGGGTTTCTTGTGGATACCAATGATCATTTTAGCCGAAATCGTTCAAACATTCGTTTTGGctgatttctgttattattatgTGAAGAG TGTCATACAAGGTCAAATGATGGTTCGCCTGCCAGCATAG